In the genome of Silurus meridionalis isolate SWU-2019-XX chromosome 17, ASM1480568v1, whole genome shotgun sequence, the window acatgcatgtagttggtttgaaagaagcagatgtagaggacggggggtatgtagacagatgatccgctgtggcgacccctaatgggagaagccaaaagaaaaagaagatacaTAAAGTAAAATTGAGCTAAtagttatttcttttaaataacattttaactaTTTAGGAATTAACTCGGAAAAATTTCCATGCCTGTGGGAAATATGTAGACAAAGCCTTATGGGGTGCATCATCAATTCTTTAGGGATGAATACATGATGTGTAACTAAATCACTACATTGCTTGTTATTTACTGCCATCTACTGACAATTCATTTGACCTACAGGTatgccagtaaaaaaaaaaaaaaaaaaaaagccacacaagTTTATTGAAAACCATGGTAAGAAAcgttaaatacaattttaaatatttattaaatacatttttttttttttttacccactcTTCAAATCCCATCCTTGTCTTATTTATTCTAAATTGCTAACCGTTTCTCTAACACATATCTTTGCCACAAAAATAACAATAGGGATCTTAATTGCTAATTTAAACCCAGTGACGGGCTGAACATTTCACAAAAGGGCCTTCAGTGCTGCCCTACCTGAATCACCAACATTATATGACACCACAAAAACcctcaatattatacagaaacagaCCAGTATCTCATGCAAGGAGAATGAATGCTATTACTAAAGCCCAATGAGAACAATTCAACAAGATTCCTTTACTGCAGCCACATCTGCACCGCATACATCacctctagcagaagcatctaTATTAACCTCATGACCCCAGGTATTCTGTGCATTTTTCTTACGATTTTCCTGAGGATATAAtataaaggcaaattgtgtgtttcagtgcaAATTTTACTTTGAACGAAAACACaaaagtgtaaatgttttttaaagctgAACTACTTGAACTATTTTagctgacctttcctcacaatgtcctacttttcttgaaaagtctgtttTGAATATGTTCTTGCAAATATATCTGCGACCAAATACATTTCTTCTCctcagctattaaatccacacaaatatacttTAGTTTGTGTAATTTGCTACAGATacggtttgtgagctctgaccaAGGCGCTCTCTGAACATCCATTCGAAGGATGTAAAAATACAGATGTTTTTAGACGTTTGCTAGATGGCCTTAGAGTAGCCAAGTCTAAATCTCATTGTTAAAGCAACAACCTTAAAGCAACATGTACTTTGTGCTATAGGTGCCCTCTTAGCTGACTAAAGGcctcatggcagattttgaccctggcaacacgtgaggtgatggctgaaatctgattagataGAAACTCCAACGTAGACACTCTTTATAACACCTGAAAGAAATTATATGAAATGAAGAGTatggactattgggaataattgcatacatatttatagacaaaaaaaaattaaaaatgcatgtcttctattttttttcttcttacacCCATTTTATTTaaggacaagaaaaaaaaatgtttggtgtCCCATCTGCCTTGGACCCAATGATACCAGAACAGAGTTTAGATAGGCCAAGACCAAAACTTTTGCACCTTATATTCACGtgttgttaattattattagttaataTAACAATTAGCTCAATATACACAATCAACATTATAGTCCTCTGACACTGAGCATATTACCAACAGTCATGATCAAAAGTCAACCAAAACATAAGACTTTTCTTACTTTTTGGCTTTTTATTACTGTTCCATCGAAGAtttttgcaaaaacattttgtgtttcAAAATTTCAACATTATATACAATAACAAATGTATCAAATGGAAAAGAATGAAGTGATTCTCTATCTTAATATCGTAATACAATAATGGTTTCTATACTGTTGAAAAGGCTGACAGTTAACACCCATTACACCAGGCATAAACACATGACACATAATAGTTTTGGATTGAGCTACATTAAGAACTAAAACTGAATACATGATGTTGCAGAAAAGAACATGGTCTCAAAATGTCTTGCATTATGGCAATATTAtaataaggtaaaaaaaatactgaaaaaactGTAACAAGGCAAGTTGTATTAGAGAGTGTAGTGGTTATCACTGTTGCAAAATCAACACAAAGCCTTGGATTAAACTAGAAGTTGTTTTGCTATATGAACAAGGCAAATAGTGAATCTGATTACTAGTATAAATTGACATCACACCAAAACAAAGAAACTTTTTCACTGCATTTTGACACTTTtgtaaatttattttacttctgTAATGATGATGGACAGCTTATGtgttggtgtttttgttttttttccccctaaatatTTTAGGTACCTATTTGGATTTAAGCCTCTGTATTGCAGCCTCAAACGGATCACCCTCAGGTTTTGGTATATTGATTGGCGTGAGTGGATACACCTCATGTAGACTCTGAAAGACTCCATGTTGACGTGTTAGTTCTTCCTCTGGAATAGTGAAGTTGTTGAGTAGCCACTGCTCGGTTTTCCCTCTCTCGGTTGTATTAAATGCATCTGATGATTCAGGATGTGTTTCAGATGGTGTTGAAGCTGCTAGAGTCATTACACAGCTGCTGCCATGGGGACTAATGCTGTCCATTAATGAGCATGTCACTCTGCAGTTAATGTTTCCCACTTTGAGGCTCTTCTTCCTGGGATTTTTGTTAGAGGTCCCAGTGGTAACTGTATCACAGGCTGAAAGTttgctttttgtaaaaatgcttttgttattaatattaggTGACCTTGGTCCTTCCATGGAAATGAGGGAATCGGTCTCATTTAGCGAGGTTGTTTCTGCCGATGTGTCCCGAGTTAGATTTAGACTCTTTCGAGAATTTTGAGCATTAACATCATGTGAGAGGTCTGTGCTCATGTCTAACAGAATGCAATTGGAGTCTACATCCACTTCAGAATCGACATCTACATCATCTTCTGCTTCCATAACATCTGAATCTCCATCATTATTGCATTGGAGTCTGGAGTTCTTTCCAGGTGATTCAAAAACAACCCCTCGAGGCACTGTGTGCaaagaatggggaagaaagttTCTTCTGAATGTAAAAGGCTGAACATTAGGCTTTGCCCTCATGTAGTGCTGTACTGACTCGGGTATCACCACGTCATGCCTCCTTTTGCGTCGGCACAGAAGAGAGGAGAAGTTCGGCATGCAGCTGCCCACAATCGGCACCAGTGAGACTGGACGCAAAGCCGAAACAAAATCCTCCAGCTCCTGGTAGGAGGAGTGGTCTGAATAGGGCACGACATGGACATTAGGGTGGCAGGAGACCACTGGGCGGCTTGTGGGCAGTATAGCGATTGTAGGTCGCTCTTTATTCCAGGCCAGCAGGTTTGATGCATTGACCTCGGACTGAGCAACGGCACGAAGACGCCCTGAGCCTGGCTCTGTGCTGAATACATCGGGCAGCTCCAACACCCGTAGGGTTTCTAGGCGCTTAATATCTACCTCCACCCAGGTCTTAAACTCCAGTGCCAACTGCACGAGCAGAGACTCTTTCCCCAGATCATACATGCCTGTATAGCAGAAAAATACACTTACACATCTTACACATTAAAAACTACTACACATtttctacattatttaaaaacctgaaaaagaaCCATATGCCAAAAGAATGTAGAGAGACTCCCAATTTAGAGGATACATGCCTTTATTAAACTTTGCAACTTCGACCTGTATCCACCTGAGAAATTATATCCAAGCTTATGTCAGTAGTATTTTTCATCACAGACTTTCCAACAAGATGTTTGGGGTGACCTACAAAAACCCTTACTATGAtcaaatttaccttttttttactgtatacttaaatggtTGTCGTTTGCAGGTATCTCAACCAGAAATTAGGTTATAAAGCTTAAAATCTGCCTACCCTGAAATATTGGAACGGTAAAGATTGTAGTTAAAGGTTGTGTACATTTAAAGATTCCATTTCAGCAGGGCACAAGAATGTcagaaacatttaaacaatCAGGACAATTTACTGAACTAATTAGGCTTATGAATGTTTAGCTACAATTGCACAACTATTCAAAAACTTGTCATGTCAGTCATTTTTTGGGACCGTTATATTTCATGTTGAGAACATTTTGGTATAGATTTAATCATATCCTGTTGGGAAAGTTGTTACATTTCTATCATGGGTGATACCTTCattgacaaaaataaacaagaaaaaaataaataaaaaaatgtctcctTATCATTGATATTCCTTCTATTTAacacttttaattaataaagcTTTACAAAGTGCAACAGAACTCAGCATGTGATGCATTTTAAGTATACTGAAACTGTCAATCTTACCAATGACCACAGTGTAGTTTGGATGACCTCGTATGATctcctttatctgctgacaGGCTCGTTGGCGAGTAGGAATAGAACGTGTGGGATCACAGTTAGTGTTGTCCAAATAAAGCACATCGATGGTAGTGTTATTCCGGAGACACGGCTCACGCAGCATTGATGGAGTGTACCGAAAGTCACCTGTTAGAAGGTGTTGCATAGtagaattaaatacaaatacatgttCTGCATACTGTTTTACAGACTGCTTTACATATAATCAATTCAACTTAAACCCAACTATAAAACGTACCAGTGTAAAGAATCGTGCCAAAGTAGCCCTCGAAGAAAAACATAACAGCCCCGGGACAGTGGTTGGCATCAATAAGGGTAACAGTCAATTTTTCCTTCCCAATATCATCCAGAGGCAACATGTATGGCTCCCCGACTTCAAGAGGCCTGATCCATTTTTCGTTCACCTGCAAACCAAAGTATATCAAATGCAGCAACACAGTGGAAAACAAAATCAGAAGACTGGAAACATGATTGTATGACTATAAATTCTtagctgattaaaaaaaagtcctggGAGCTTCCTTTTAATTGAACTAAATTGATCAATAAAATTTTgctttcttacattttctttgtccACTTTATCATGAACATCTCTAATTCCTCGCCACGTTTGACTTACATACATGCAGATACTGCAGACACTGTAGTTAATATtcacatcaaacaccaaaatgaTTTTGATGTCAGAGAATTTTGACCATAGCATAGTTTTTGCTGGCAACCAGGACTGTTTTCATGCACATCATTTTTTAGAGTTTACACGGTATGGTGCAAAAGACAAACATCCTGGCAGCAGAGGTTCTGCATACAGAAATACCttactgatcttcttcttctttcggcttctcccattaggggtcgccacagcgcatcatctgtctccataccccccgtcctctacatctgcctctttcaaccaaactacctgcatatcttccctcaccacatccataaacctcctccttggtcttcctcttttcctccttcttggtggctccatcctcagcattctcctactgatataccccatctccctcctctgcacatgtccaaaccaccccaatctcgcctccctcaccttgtctctaaaacatcctacatgcgctgtccctttaataaacttgtttctaatcctgtccatcctcataactcccaatgaaaacctcaacatcttcagctctgctacctccagctccacctcctgtcttttactcaaatgccactgtctctaaactaaacaaaatcgcaggtctcatcacagttctataaactttccctttcactcttgcagatactcttctatcacaataCAGAAATACTTTACTGATAAAAGAGGTAAAAAGAGAATTGTTAAATCTAACCGTAGCTGACAACTTTAAATATTCCCCCTTTTTACCTaatcaacaggaaaaaaaaagcatacttTGAAACACACAGCATGCTAAACTCTCAGGGGGTTAAGACTCCAGCAGTAGACAACAATAGGCTCCACTTTTGTCAGCTAAGAGCAGAAATCTGAAGCTGCAGGACACAGACTTACCTggccagaagaaaaaaaaaataatctgatcATTATTCAGTCTAGTTGCATGGATGAACAGGGGTGCAGGTGTTCTTGGTTACCTGAATGCATTATTGACTTGCAGGGAAGTCTGACAGTATATCACCCAACAGCACACCTCAATAATGATAAAACTATCATGAATGGACATCgaatgtcacccagatgaggatggtttccttctcaaggtttcttccttatctTCCTCTCATGgaggtgttttttttgccactggaATGCTCattagcagtggtggacagtaacaaagtcaATGTAATTCTCTACTGTATTAAAGTAGCTTTTTCGCATATCTATATAAtcaattattttactgtttactcaactacattttgtaaaaaaataaatcatagtactttggataacTTTTTACAAGCAAataatctgtacttttactcatgTGAAGATTTTAAGGAAACCCTTTCAcctttactggagtaatatttagTGCATGGTttatgtacttcatccaccactgctcaTAGGAATAAATTTAAGAGGGATATAGGCACAAAAGCTTATGAATCCAAACTTTATAGacctttttgctttttctttttaaagctgctttgggacattgtgcattgttaaaagcagATAATAATGAGTTGAAATATCCCCTGTAGAAATAACTCACCTGTAGTTTGAGTTTGAGGAGCTTGGAGGTGAGAGGAGAGCAGTATATGAGCCGGTGGCTCCAGGTGGATGTGAGGCCAGATGTGTGGTCtgagtgcatgtgtgagagGAAGAAAAGCCGGACGTGGCTGCACTTTCTGAGCTGCCAACAGTCCACAGCCATGGGAGTGTTAGGAATGATTTTCCCATTCATTTTCTCTGCTCCTGGAAACGACTTTTAACAGGGAAACTAGGCGATTTACTCAATGTTTTGCAGCGGCCAttgactttctctctctctctcagtgcacCGGAAATAAACTTCCCCAGCAGTGTTACACTGCACACCAGTGAATAGCGATAGGGATTGTATTTCGGCTAGTCAACGAGAACCATTTCTCATTTGTCATGTGATTTCTTTaaacaacaagcaaacaaacaaaaacgtaCGACTCATGAGTATAATGTATTCTCGGTGCCGCACTTGGGAGAAAAGCTGATCTATTATGCTAGCTAGGTACTTAGCAATGCATTACGGTGAAAATCCAGCTTTGTCTACAGGGGTGTGAAAGAGCCAGCTACAGGAATCATACATTCACAGTCTAATAGCACCCGATTATCATTTCAGTTGTTACTCTAAACGAACACATAAATCATATATACAACGAAACACACCGCCTCGCTGCCTTACTGATTTGTTTGGGCCGCcaagaaaaaatgaaacatttcccGTTGGCTGATGCAGTTCTTAAAGGCACATCAGCACTGAAAGTTCACTGCTTTATTTGCAACTAGTATTAAGCCAAATAAaaaccaaaggaaaaaaaaaggaagcaggTTGAATGTGTACGAATATGTACGAAtacatattcataaatatacataaataattatGAGCAACCACTATTGGCAGTGTATATGTGCATTAGttactgagaaaaaaacagtatggaaaaaaactaaatgttttgtttgttttttaaacctataccaacacactccttctccattcctcaggcattttcccaccttccaaaatcttgttaaacaatctggttaaagaCTCCACAGCCATCTCTCCGAAACATTTCCATGCTTCTcccggtatgtcatctgatccaaccgactttccactcttcatcctcttaatcttcctgcttcaccatctccacatcataaaaccttctctctctctcatttttatcATTCCTCAGCTattcaaaatactcccttcatcttctcGACACATTCTCCttacacatttccatctccatccttaattgctctaacatccacatccctctttacctgctgctgcatctccttgtacttctgcctacttttttcATCACTTAGATCcgaattctgttttgccaacctctttctcattatgatctcctgcacttcctcattccatcaccatgtctctttgtcttcctttctatttccagatgtcacaccaagtacctttcttgctgtctcccttatcactcctgcagtatttgcccaatcatccagcacctcttcaccaccaccgagcccctgtctgacctcttccctgaaccttacactacagtcttcctccttcagtttccaccattttattcttctttcagtcctcactctcctcctctttttcctcaCCTCTTAAGCCATCTAACAGACCACCATTTGATGCAGTTTAACtgcactgtcccctgccaacacctaacagtctccaatctccttcaggttgcatctcccacatagaatatagtccacctgtgtgcaccttcctccactcttataagtcaccctatgctccttcttcttaaaataagtatttaccactgccatttccatcattttagcaaaatctaccaccatttgtctttctacattcctctctttaaagccatacctacctcATCACCTCTTCATCACCTTTGTTCCCATCACCTACAtggccattaaagtctgccccaatcaccaatctttaatttataggtacaccatctaccacttggtctcctgaacacacaacacatctacctttctcctctccatcatatcagctacctctctccctttaccagtcattgTATAAACGTTTAAAGTTCCAACCCagacctccactctcctacactttttCCCACTGCTGTCtttgtagacatcttcctcctctccttcttcggccaatagtagcctaatttccaccggtaccctgttggctaacaatacctgtggcagtcgtctgtaacccgggcctcgaccaattCGGTATGAAATActggtttgtgatccgcatatttgatttggcacatgttttacgttggatgctcttcctaatgcaaccctcaaCATTTATCATTGGGGTTGGGACCAGCACTGAGTGCACTGGCTtctgcaaccctaatggctgggtttaatCATTcacctgactctgatcctaAAAAATATCCCTGACTTTTAAAAGTGTTAAAGTGTAATAATTGACACTGATTTAAAGTCAAAGTGGTCACAATGTTGATTTGATTCAGATATTTCTTCTGTAAAAACTTTTCAGAAAcaattcaaaaatatttttaagcctttgcacagtgtatat includes:
- the dclre1b gene encoding 5' exonuclease Apollo, with product MNGKIIPNTPMAVDCWQLRKCSHVRLFFLSHMHSDHTSGLTSTWSHRLIYCSPLTSKLLKLKLQVNEKWIRPLEVGEPYMLPLDDIGKEKLTVTLIDANHCPGAVMFFFEGYFGTILYTGDFRYTPSMLREPCLRNNTTIDVLYLDNTNCDPTRSIPTRQRACQQIKEIIRGHPNYTVVIGMYDLGKESLLVQLALEFKTWVEVDIKRLETLRVLELPDVFSTEPGSGRLRAVAQSEVNASNLLAWNKERPTIAILPTSRPVVSCHPNVHVVPYSDHSSYQELEDFVSALRPVSLVPIVGSCMPNFSSLLCRRKRRHDVVIPESVQHYMRAKPNVQPFTFRRNFLPHSLHTVPRGVVFESPGKNSRLQCNNDGDSDVMEAEDDVDVDSEVDVDSNCILLDMSTDLSHDVNAQNSRKSLNLTRDTSAETTSLNETDSLISMEGPRSPNINNKSIFTKSKLSACDTVTTGTSNKNPRKKSLKVGNINCRVTCSLMDSISPHGSSCVMTLAASTPSETHPESSDAFNTTERGKTEQWLLNNFTIPEEELTRQHGVFQSLHEVYPLTPINIPKPEGDPFEAAIQRLKSK